A single window of Gossypium arboreum isolate Shixiya-1 chromosome 13, ASM2569848v2, whole genome shotgun sequence DNA harbors:
- the LOC108463928 gene encoding pre-mRNA-splicing factor ATP-dependent RNA helicase DEAH7 isoform X2 yields the protein MERRGSSDDSRNEHRIARKRHYYDDRRDTHGRYGEDYRRSRNRYESRTPGRSDWDDGRWEWQDTPNWDSYSGSSRRHQPSPAPMFLGASPDARLVSPWMGDRTPRSTVSASPWDHASPSPVAIRASGASVKSSSSRYGRTSHQLSFSRESSQSFEDEADRNSLAEEHNYEITESMRLEMEYNSDRAWYDREEGNTMFDADSSSLFLGDEALFQKKEAELAKRLVRRDGTKMSLAQSKKLSQLTADNAQWEDRQLLRSGAVKGTEVQTEFDDEDERKVILLVHDTKPPFLDGRIVFTKQAEPVMPIKDPTSDMAIISRKGSNLVREIHEKQSMNKSRQRFWELAGSKLGDILGVEKTAEQIDADTAEVGEHGEIDFKEDAKFAQHLKKGEAVSEFAMSKSMAEQRQYLPIYSVRDELLQVIRENQVVVVVGETGSGKTTQLTQYLHEDGYTINGVVGCTQPRRVAAMSVAKRVSEEMETELGDKVGYAIRFEDVTGPNTIIKYMTDGVLLRETLKDADLDKYRVIVMDEAHERSLNTDVLFGILKKVVAQRRDFKLIVTSATLNAQKFSNFFGSVPIFHIPGRTFPVNILYSKTPCEDYVEAAVKQAMTIHITSSPGDILIFMTGQDEIEAACYALAERIEQLISSTRKGVPKLLILPIYSQLPADLQAKIFQKAEDGARKCIVATNIAETSLTVDGIFYVIDTGYGKMKVYNPKMGMDALQVFPVSRAAADQRAGRAGRTGPGTCYRLYTESAYLNEMLPAPVPEIQRTNLGNVVLLLKSLKIENLLDFDFMDPPPQENILNSMYQLWVLGALNNVGGLTDIGWKMVEFPLDPPLAKMLLMGEQLECLDEVLTIVSMLSVPSVFFRPKDRAEESDAAREKFFVPESDHLTLLNVYQQWKANQYRGDWCNDHFLHVKGLRKAREVRSQLLDILKTLKIPLTSCGFDWDIVRKAICSAYFHNAARLKGVGEYVNCRNGMPCHLHPSSALYGLGYTPEYVVYHELILTTKEYMQCVTAVEPQWLAELGPMFFSVKESDTTLLEHKKKQKEEKTAMEEEMENLRKMQAEAEKESKEKERQKRAKQQQQVSMPGLRKGSSTYLRPKKFGL from the exons ATGGAGAGAAGAGGTTCCAGTGATGATTCTAGAAATGAGCACAGGATTGCAAGAAAAAGACACTATTATGATGATAGAAGAGACACCCATGGCCGATATGGTGAAGATTATAGAAGAAGCCGGAATAGATATGAAAGTAGGACACCTG GCAGATCTGATTGGGATGATGGGAGATGGGAATGGCAAGATACCCCAAACTGGGATAGTTACTCTGGTAGTAGCAGGCGCCATCAACCTTCTCCAGCTCCAATGTTTCTTGGGGCTTCACCTGATGCTAGATTAGTTTCTCCATGGATGGGAGACCGAACTCCTCGTTCAACTG TTAGTGCTTCTCCTTGGGACCATGCGTCTCCTTCTCCAGTTGCAATACGAGCCTCTGGGGCATCTGTAAAATCTTCAAGCTCTAGATATGGTCGGACATCACACCAGCTTAGCTTTTCAAGGGAAAGTTCTCAGTCATTTGAG GATGAAGCGGATAGGAACAGTTTGGCAGAAGAACACAATTATGAGATTACAGAAAGTATGCGCTTGGAGATGGAGTATAATTCAGACCGTGCATG GTATGATAGAGAAGAAGGAAACACCATGTTTGATGCCGATAGTTCATCACTTTTTCTTGGGGATGAAGCTTTATTCCAAAAGAAAGAAGCAGAGTTGGCCAAAAGATTG GTTCGAAGAGATGGGACTAAGATGTCACTTGCTCAGAGCAAAAAGTTGTCTCAGCTTACTGCTGATAATGCTCAGTGGGAAGACCGACAGCTTTTAAGATCTGGAGCTGTTAAAGGTACTGAGGTGCAAACCGAGTTTGATGATGAGGATGAACGCAAGGTGATTCTTCTAGTACATG ATACAAAACCTCCATTCTTGGATGGCAGAATTGTGTTCACCAAACAAGCAGAGCCAGTCATGCCTATAAAAGATCCGACATCGGATATGGCCATAATTTCACGAAAAGGATCTAATTTGGTTAGGGAAATTCATGAGAAGCAAAGCATGAATAAGTCTCGCCAAAGGTTTTGGGAGCTTGCAGGCTCTAAGCTTGGTGATATCCTTGGAGTTGAGAAAACAGCAGAACAg ATTGATGCTGACACTGCCGAAGTAGGTGAACATGGTGAAATTGATTTCAAAGAAGATGCTAAATTTGCACAACATTTGAAGAAGGGGGAGGCTGTAAGTGAATTTGCAATGTCCAAAAGCATGGCTGAGCAGCGTCAATACTTGCCGATATATTCTGTGCGGGATGAGTTGCTGCAG GTGATTAGAGAAAATCAGGTAGTAGTTGTTGTGGGTGAAACTGGGTCTGGTAAAACAACTCAACTTACACAGTATCTTCATGAAGATGGGTACACTATAAATGGTGTAGTTGGTTGTACCCAGCCTAGGCGTGTGGCTGCCATGAGTGTAGCAAAAAGAGTTAGTGAAGAGATGGAGACAGAACTCGGTGATAAAGTTGGCTATGCCATACGTTTCGAAGATGTGACTGGGCCAAACACCATAATTAAG TATATGACTGATGGTGTCCTCCTTCGTGAAACATTAAAAGATGCTGATCTTGACAAGTATCG TGTCATCGTAATGGATGAGGCACATGAGAGATCACTAAACACTGATGTGCTATTTGGAATATTGAAAAAGGTGGTTGCTCAACGCCGTGATTTCAAGCTTATTGTGACATCTGCAACTCTCAATGCACagaaattttcaaatttctttggAAG TGTACCGATTTTCCACATTCCTGGTAGAACATTTCCGGTCAATATTCTCTATAGTAAGACTCCTTGTGAGGATTATGTTGAAGCTGCAGTGAAACAGGCCATGACTATTCATATCACCAGCTCTCCAGGTGACATCCTCATCTTCATGACTGGCCAAGATGAGATTGAGGCGGCTTGTTATGCCCTTGCAGAACGAATAGAGCAACTCATCTCCTCCACCAGGAAAGGTGTTCCTAAACTACTCATACTTCCAATATACTCCCAGTTGCCTGCTGATTTGCAGGCAAAGATATTCCAGAAGGCTGAAGATGGAGCTCGCAAATGCATTGTTGCCACTAACATAGCTGAGACATCCTTGACTGTAGATGGAATTTTTTACGTTATCGATACTGGTTATGGTAAAATGAAAGTCTATAACCCTAAGATGGGTATGGATGCTCTTCAAGTTTTCCCTGTTAGTCGTGCTGCTGCTGACCAGCGTGCAGGTCGTGCTGGTAGAACTGGGCCAGGCACATGTTATAGGTTGTATACAGAGAGTGCATACTTAAATGAGATGCTGCCAGCTCCTGTGCCCGAGATACAAAGGACCAACCTTGGCAATGTGGTGTTGCTGCTCAAGTCTCTTAAAATAGAGAACTTGCTagattttgatttcatggatcCACCACCACAGGAAAATATCCTTAATTCTATGTACCAGCTATGGGTCCTGGGTGCGCTTAATAATGTTGGGGGCTTGACTGACATTGGATGGAAAATGGTGGAGTTCCCATTGGATCCGCCGCTTGCCAAGATGCTTTTGATGGGTGAACAGCTAGAATGCTTAGATGAGGTTTTGACCATTGTTTCAATGCTTTCAGTCCCATCTGTATTTTTTCGACCCAAGGATAGAGCAGAGGAGAGTGATGCAGCAAGGGAAAAATTTTTTGTACCAGAATCCGATCACCTAACATTGCTTAATGTTTACCAGCAATGGAAAGCTAATCAGTATCGAGGAGACTGGTGTAATGACCACTTTTTGCATGTAAAAGGGTTGAGGAAAGCCAGAGAGGTGAGGTCTCAGCTATTAGATATTCTGAAGACGTTGAAAATCCCACTAACGTCTTGTGGATTTGATTGGGACATAGTGAGGAAAGCCATTTGTTCTGCATATTTTCACAATGCAGCAAGATTAAAGGGCGTTGGAGAGTATGTTAATTGCAGGAATGGAATGCCATGCCATTTGCACCCCAGCAGTGCTCTTTATGGGTTGGGTTATACTCCTGAGTATGTAGTTTATCATGAATTGATTCTGACAACAAAGGAGTACATGCAGTGCGTGACTGCAGTGGAGCCACAGTGGCTGGCAGAACTAGGTCCCATGTTCTTTTCAGTTAAAGAGTCGGATACGACATTGTTGGAGCATAAGAAGAAACAAAAGGAGGAGaaaacagccatggaggaggAAATGGAAAATCTAAGGAAGATGCAAGCGGAGGCAGAGAAAGAAAGCAAGGAGAAGGAGAGGCAGAAGAGAGCAAAGCAGCAGCAACAAGTTTCAATGCCTGGTTTGCGAAAGGGTTCTTCTACTTATCTAAGACCCAAGAAGTTCGGTTTGTAA
- the LOC108463928 gene encoding pre-mRNA-splicing factor ATP-dependent RNA helicase DEAH7 isoform X1 — MSLDVGAREKQGNPKVDDGFKVPKEKITCIAASVDVDEGFESSGVEETRSTVTNGSRSHTNRRYRDKTASETTNSESGVTLDSGGSDDTFGTPHSREHRSSDVPASPSQSSRTVSSRSLRYEREDHGMERRGSSDDSRNEHRIARKRHYYDDRRDTHGRYGEDYRRSRNRYESRTPGRSDWDDGRWEWQDTPNWDSYSGSSRRHQPSPAPMFLGASPDARLVSPWMGDRTPRSTVSASPWDHASPSPVAIRASGASVKSSSSRYGRTSHQLSFSRESSQSFEDEADRNSLAEEHNYEITESMRLEMEYNSDRAWYDREEGNTMFDADSSSLFLGDEALFQKKEAELAKRLVRRDGTKMSLAQSKKLSQLTADNAQWEDRQLLRSGAVKGTEVQTEFDDEDERKVILLVHDTKPPFLDGRIVFTKQAEPVMPIKDPTSDMAIISRKGSNLVREIHEKQSMNKSRQRFWELAGSKLGDILGVEKTAEQIDADTAEVGEHGEIDFKEDAKFAQHLKKGEAVSEFAMSKSMAEQRQYLPIYSVRDELLQVIRENQVVVVVGETGSGKTTQLTQYLHEDGYTINGVVGCTQPRRVAAMSVAKRVSEEMETELGDKVGYAIRFEDVTGPNTIIKYMTDGVLLRETLKDADLDKYRVIVMDEAHERSLNTDVLFGILKKVVAQRRDFKLIVTSATLNAQKFSNFFGSVPIFHIPGRTFPVNILYSKTPCEDYVEAAVKQAMTIHITSSPGDILIFMTGQDEIEAACYALAERIEQLISSTRKGVPKLLILPIYSQLPADLQAKIFQKAEDGARKCIVATNIAETSLTVDGIFYVIDTGYGKMKVYNPKMGMDALQVFPVSRAAADQRAGRAGRTGPGTCYRLYTESAYLNEMLPAPVPEIQRTNLGNVVLLLKSLKIENLLDFDFMDPPPQENILNSMYQLWVLGALNNVGGLTDIGWKMVEFPLDPPLAKMLLMGEQLECLDEVLTIVSMLSVPSVFFRPKDRAEESDAAREKFFVPESDHLTLLNVYQQWKANQYRGDWCNDHFLHVKGLRKAREVRSQLLDILKTLKIPLTSCGFDWDIVRKAICSAYFHNAARLKGVGEYVNCRNGMPCHLHPSSALYGLGYTPEYVVYHELILTTKEYMQCVTAVEPQWLAELGPMFFSVKESDTTLLEHKKKQKEEKTAMEEEMENLRKMQAEAEKESKEKERQKRAKQQQQVSMPGLRKGSSTYLRPKKFGL, encoded by the exons ATGA GTTTGGACGTTGGTGCTAGAGAGAAGCAAGGAAATCCTAAAGTTGATGATGGATTCAAGGTTCCAAAAGAAAAAATAACCTGCATTGCGGCATCTGTTGATGTGGATGAGGGGTTTGAATCTTCTGGAGTTGAAGAAACTAGGAGTACTGTTACAAATGGCAGCCGAAGCCACACTAACAGACGCTATCGTGATAAGACAGCTAGTGAAACAACTAATTCTG AAAGTGGAGTTACGCTAGACAGTGGAGGAAGTGATGATACATTTGGTACTCCTCACTCAAGAGAACATAGGAGTTCGGAT GTTCCAGCTTCACCTAGTCAGAGTTCCCGTACTGTCTCTTCTAGGAGTTTAAGGTATGAGAGAGAAGATCATGGTATGGAGAGAAGAGGTTCCAGTGATGATTCTAGAAATGAGCACAGGATTGCAAGAAAAAGACACTATTATGATGATAGAAGAGACACCCATGGCCGATATGGTGAAGATTATAGAAGAAGCCGGAATAGATATGAAAGTAGGACACCTG GCAGATCTGATTGGGATGATGGGAGATGGGAATGGCAAGATACCCCAAACTGGGATAGTTACTCTGGTAGTAGCAGGCGCCATCAACCTTCTCCAGCTCCAATGTTTCTTGGGGCTTCACCTGATGCTAGATTAGTTTCTCCATGGATGGGAGACCGAACTCCTCGTTCAACTG TTAGTGCTTCTCCTTGGGACCATGCGTCTCCTTCTCCAGTTGCAATACGAGCCTCTGGGGCATCTGTAAAATCTTCAAGCTCTAGATATGGTCGGACATCACACCAGCTTAGCTTTTCAAGGGAAAGTTCTCAGTCATTTGAG GATGAAGCGGATAGGAACAGTTTGGCAGAAGAACACAATTATGAGATTACAGAAAGTATGCGCTTGGAGATGGAGTATAATTCAGACCGTGCATG GTATGATAGAGAAGAAGGAAACACCATGTTTGATGCCGATAGTTCATCACTTTTTCTTGGGGATGAAGCTTTATTCCAAAAGAAAGAAGCAGAGTTGGCCAAAAGATTG GTTCGAAGAGATGGGACTAAGATGTCACTTGCTCAGAGCAAAAAGTTGTCTCAGCTTACTGCTGATAATGCTCAGTGGGAAGACCGACAGCTTTTAAGATCTGGAGCTGTTAAAGGTACTGAGGTGCAAACCGAGTTTGATGATGAGGATGAACGCAAGGTGATTCTTCTAGTACATG ATACAAAACCTCCATTCTTGGATGGCAGAATTGTGTTCACCAAACAAGCAGAGCCAGTCATGCCTATAAAAGATCCGACATCGGATATGGCCATAATTTCACGAAAAGGATCTAATTTGGTTAGGGAAATTCATGAGAAGCAAAGCATGAATAAGTCTCGCCAAAGGTTTTGGGAGCTTGCAGGCTCTAAGCTTGGTGATATCCTTGGAGTTGAGAAAACAGCAGAACAg ATTGATGCTGACACTGCCGAAGTAGGTGAACATGGTGAAATTGATTTCAAAGAAGATGCTAAATTTGCACAACATTTGAAGAAGGGGGAGGCTGTAAGTGAATTTGCAATGTCCAAAAGCATGGCTGAGCAGCGTCAATACTTGCCGATATATTCTGTGCGGGATGAGTTGCTGCAG GTGATTAGAGAAAATCAGGTAGTAGTTGTTGTGGGTGAAACTGGGTCTGGTAAAACAACTCAACTTACACAGTATCTTCATGAAGATGGGTACACTATAAATGGTGTAGTTGGTTGTACCCAGCCTAGGCGTGTGGCTGCCATGAGTGTAGCAAAAAGAGTTAGTGAAGAGATGGAGACAGAACTCGGTGATAAAGTTGGCTATGCCATACGTTTCGAAGATGTGACTGGGCCAAACACCATAATTAAG TATATGACTGATGGTGTCCTCCTTCGTGAAACATTAAAAGATGCTGATCTTGACAAGTATCG TGTCATCGTAATGGATGAGGCACATGAGAGATCACTAAACACTGATGTGCTATTTGGAATATTGAAAAAGGTGGTTGCTCAACGCCGTGATTTCAAGCTTATTGTGACATCTGCAACTCTCAATGCACagaaattttcaaatttctttggAAG TGTACCGATTTTCCACATTCCTGGTAGAACATTTCCGGTCAATATTCTCTATAGTAAGACTCCTTGTGAGGATTATGTTGAAGCTGCAGTGAAACAGGCCATGACTATTCATATCACCAGCTCTCCAGGTGACATCCTCATCTTCATGACTGGCCAAGATGAGATTGAGGCGGCTTGTTATGCCCTTGCAGAACGAATAGAGCAACTCATCTCCTCCACCAGGAAAGGTGTTCCTAAACTACTCATACTTCCAATATACTCCCAGTTGCCTGCTGATTTGCAGGCAAAGATATTCCAGAAGGCTGAAGATGGAGCTCGCAAATGCATTGTTGCCACTAACATAGCTGAGACATCCTTGACTGTAGATGGAATTTTTTACGTTATCGATACTGGTTATGGTAAAATGAAAGTCTATAACCCTAAGATGGGTATGGATGCTCTTCAAGTTTTCCCTGTTAGTCGTGCTGCTGCTGACCAGCGTGCAGGTCGTGCTGGTAGAACTGGGCCAGGCACATGTTATAGGTTGTATACAGAGAGTGCATACTTAAATGAGATGCTGCCAGCTCCTGTGCCCGAGATACAAAGGACCAACCTTGGCAATGTGGTGTTGCTGCTCAAGTCTCTTAAAATAGAGAACTTGCTagattttgatttcatggatcCACCACCACAGGAAAATATCCTTAATTCTATGTACCAGCTATGGGTCCTGGGTGCGCTTAATAATGTTGGGGGCTTGACTGACATTGGATGGAAAATGGTGGAGTTCCCATTGGATCCGCCGCTTGCCAAGATGCTTTTGATGGGTGAACAGCTAGAATGCTTAGATGAGGTTTTGACCATTGTTTCAATGCTTTCAGTCCCATCTGTATTTTTTCGACCCAAGGATAGAGCAGAGGAGAGTGATGCAGCAAGGGAAAAATTTTTTGTACCAGAATCCGATCACCTAACATTGCTTAATGTTTACCAGCAATGGAAAGCTAATCAGTATCGAGGAGACTGGTGTAATGACCACTTTTTGCATGTAAAAGGGTTGAGGAAAGCCAGAGAGGTGAGGTCTCAGCTATTAGATATTCTGAAGACGTTGAAAATCCCACTAACGTCTTGTGGATTTGATTGGGACATAGTGAGGAAAGCCATTTGTTCTGCATATTTTCACAATGCAGCAAGATTAAAGGGCGTTGGAGAGTATGTTAATTGCAGGAATGGAATGCCATGCCATTTGCACCCCAGCAGTGCTCTTTATGGGTTGGGTTATACTCCTGAGTATGTAGTTTATCATGAATTGATTCTGACAACAAAGGAGTACATGCAGTGCGTGACTGCAGTGGAGCCACAGTGGCTGGCAGAACTAGGTCCCATGTTCTTTTCAGTTAAAGAGTCGGATACGACATTGTTGGAGCATAAGAAGAAACAAAAGGAGGAGaaaacagccatggaggaggAAATGGAAAATCTAAGGAAGATGCAAGCGGAGGCAGAGAAAGAAAGCAAGGAGAAGGAGAGGCAGAAGAGAGCAAAGCAGCAGCAACAAGTTTCAATGCCTGGTTTGCGAAAGGGTTCTTCTACTTATCTAAGACCCAAGAAGTTCGGTTTGTAA